TGGGAGACAGGTTTAAATTTACAATTATTCAAAAATCGTTTAGGTTTTGATATAACCTATTACAATAACAATTCCAGGAATCAAATCCTGCCAGTTCCTGTTTCATCGTCTTTCGGATATGCCGGAAAAGTATTCAATGCCGGAAAAATTAACAATAAAGGTATTGAAATTGTCTTAACCGGTACACCTGTAAAACAGGAGAATTTTACTTGGGATGCGACAATTAACTGGGCAAAGAACAAGAATAAAGTCATTAAATTGGACGATCAGGTCAACACACTAAGTTTAAGCAATTCCTTAGTCGAACTTGTTGCACGTGAAGGAGAATCCTATGGTCAGTTTTTGGGATACGATTTTGTCTATGCTCCGGACGGACAGCGCGTAGTCCAAGCAGATGGTACCTACATGAAAACATCACAGTTAGTTCCTTTGGGATCTATACTTCCTGATTTTACATTCGGTATTCAAAATAGTTTCCGATACAAAAACTTTAGTCTTGGCTTCTTAGTATCAGGGCGTGTGGGCGGAAAATTCTTCTCACAAACCTATAAAGTTGGTATGTATTCTGGTATTTTGGATAAGACGGCTGCGAATAATATCCGTGAAACTGGTGTTGTTCTTGATGGCGTTAAGGGAGATGTTGCCTTCCATAGTGATGGCTCATATGATGTAAGTAATATCCAACAGAATACCACTAATATTACAGCGCAACAATGGGCGCGCAATGAATATAACGGCCCAACAACATTTTCCATTTTCGACGCGACATATATTAAGTTAAGAGAAGTTACGCTGGGTTACAATTTCAAATTAACCAATCCCAAAATCATCAAAAACATTGGCTTAAATGTATACGGACGTAATCTTTGGAATATTTATACCAAGAGTAAATACATTGATCCAGAATTTACATCCAGCGGTGGTAACGTACAGGGAATTGAAGGAGGTAATATTCCCCTACCCGTTACTTATGGCTTTAACGTTAATCTTAAATTCTAGAACAATGAAACCCATCATGATTTATTCCAACACTATTTTGAATGGGTAAATCTGATTATTCATCAACTCTAAAAGATAAACCAAGTGCAACAGATTCATTGACAATAATCAAAACAAGCACTCATAAATAAATATACACAGATGAAAATATCAAACATATTATATACTTCATTAATTGGCTTATCCTTTATTGCTACTTCGTGCTCCAAATCCACGTTTAGTGATATCAACACAGATCCAAATAGACCGGCTTATGTCACAACACCTACGATCTTAGTGACGGCCGAAAAACAAATGGTCAGCGCATTGCGAAGTGAAGAAATCAGCCTACGAGGTGCACAGTTATTTACGCAATATTTCAGTCAAAACATCTATACAGATCAATCCCGTTATCAGATACCAACAAGCTATTCAGACAACTATTGGACAGCAACGTATAAATCCCTCAATAATTTAAATGAAATTATTAAGCTGAATACAAATGAATCAACCAAAGCAATTGCTGCTGCGGGAACTGCTGGTACAAATGCCAATCAAATTGCTATAGCAAGAATACTCAAAGCCTATGCCTTTCAATCTTTGACAGACGTTTTTGGAGATATTCCATACGAATCCTATGGGAATAAAGATGCAGATTTTGAAGCTCTGCAGCAGGATCCAGATAATCTGACACCAAAATATGCAAGTCAGGAGAAAATCTACAAAGATATTCTCAATGAATTACAGCAGGCCGCTGACACATTAGCCAAATATCCAACAGCTACGACTTTCGGAACAGCCGATATTATATATAAAGGATCAAATAGCAGCTGGGCGAAATTCGCCAATTCGTTACGTCTACGTGTTGCTAATCGTATCAAAAGCAAAGACGCAACTTTGGCAATAACACATATCGCCGATGCCATTAAAAAAGGTGTTTTTACCTCCAACATCGACAACGCGGTATTTAAATACTCCAAAACGTCACCAAATGAAGCACCATTGTTTAGAGCAACAGTAACAGCCAATCGAAAAGATTTTGCCATTTCCAATGTCCTCATTGAAACTTTACAGGGTAGCCGTGGTCCCTTTAAAATTGTAGATCCGCGTCTTTCAAAATTTGCTAAACCAACAAGCTCAGGAAATGCTTATTTCGGGCAACCGTATGGTCTTCCCCTCGCCGCAGGAAATCTATTTCCCGTTGACAAAATATCATTACCTAGTGAAATTATCAACGCCGCAGATTATGGAGAAGTACTTTTAGAATACGCGGAAGTTTCTTTTATTTTAGCGGAAAACAACAACTGGGATCAGGAAAATTACGAGAAGGGGGTTCGAGCTTCTCTTGAAAAATGGTCGGTGCCTGCTAATGAAATTGCAACCTATTTGGGTAAACTTCCCGCTGCAAATATGGAAAATGTACTTTCTCAAAAATACCTCGCACTTTTTAACCAAAGTATTGAATCTTGGTCCGAAATTAGAAGAACCGGTTATCCATTATTTCTAATCAAAAAAGGTGACATTACATGGAGTGGAACAGTAGAAGGTAAACCAGTTACATATAATTTTACTCCAGAGGTTGGAAATACAATACCTAGCCGCCTAGTGTATCCGTTGAAGGAGCAAAGTACTAATAAAACAAATTATCAAACTGCACTTGCCCGACAGGGGGATGACGTAATCAGCACCAAATTATGGTGGAATAAATAAACTCAACATTTTTACTTACACCTGACGCATATGCTTCAGGTGTTTTTTGTTATTTTATTTCTTACCTTAGTATAGGACTTTAACGATTTAAATGCCATGGATGATCAAACATTAGACAGAATAGACCAACTCAGCGAAGAAGGAAACATTCAATGTGACGAAGGCAACTATCAGGAAGCGATCCGCTTGTGGACCGAAGCACTTGATTTGGTACCAAGTCCGCAAAATGTTCACGCAGAAAGCCTCTGGCTCGAAGCCTCGATAGGAGATGCTTTTTTCTTACTCGACGACTTTACCAATGCGCTCTCCCATTTTGAAAAAGCAAAACAAAATATCATCGAAAATGCTTACGAAAATCCGTTTATTATGTTGCGGTTAGGACAATGCTACCTACACGACAATAATAGTGAGCTGGCTCAGGAATATCTCCTCCGGGCTTATATGATGGAAGGAAAAGATATTTTCGAGGATGAATCCCCCAAGTACCTTACATTCTTAAGTAATAATATCGATTTAGATTGATAATTATCAATCTAAATCGATGGCTTCTTCACCTTTCATCGGCACACCAGATGCCATAACTGCAGCGTCGACAGCAAATACAGCTTAGTATTTTTGGCCTTTCTGCTTTGTTTCACTTTATCGTTAATAATCTCGTTCTCGAGAGGTCCTGCTTCAATGGTCCCGATGCCAATTTCGTTACCTTTAGAATAAGTAAAATCTCACACATCGCCTGATCAAAGTAAATCTAGCGAACAGATTATTTTTGCAAAAAATAATGATCTAATTTGATAGCAGACAGCAGTGCATTGGCTACTAAATTAGCCTTAAAATCCAACAATAACCACTAAAAAAATCAAAAAAAGAGCACATTGATGTTGTCACAATTATAAAATAACTATATTTGCACATTAATTTATATTTGATCTAAATAAATTACCATGAAGAATAGAACACGCTATATGATGTTCAATTGTGGAATCTTTTTGCTTCTAAGTGCTAAGCTAAATGCACAAGAAATATCCCTTGTTGTAAAAGACCGAGAAAATAAACCATTAAGGCAAGCGAATATCAAAGTTGATGGAAAGAGCGTAGGATATTCCAATCAATTTGGGCAATTCAATTTTGCAAAAAAAAGTTTAAGCAATACTATTCAATTACGGGTATCCTATACAGGCTTCTCTCCGGTTGAAAAAATGGTGAATTTAGATACCGTTCAACACCCCTTAATCATTCAGCTTAATTCTACCCAAGTTTTAGATGAGATCATTGTAACAGCAGGACGTAAAGCGGAAAGCATCTCCACAGTTCCTTCTTCAGTAACGATCTTGACCACAAAAGAAATTGAAGCCCAAAGCCAAATCAGCACCAATCTTTCCGCTATTTTAGGTAATACCATTCCTGGACTTGGAACTGCGACAAACAAAGCAACCAACTCCGGCCAGACCCTCCGTGGACGATCTGTATTGGTATTGATTGATGGAATTCCACAATCCACCCCCTTGATGAATGGACAACGCGATCTGCGGACCATCGATCCGAGTGTTATTGAGCGGGTTGAAGTTATCAAAGGTGCCACATCAATATATGGCAATGGATCTGCTGGTGGTATTATCAATTACATTACACGCAGTCCATCAAAAGACGCGACTCCTATCCAAGGAATCACAAGTTTGCGAACAACGTTCAACCCCGTCCATAGTTCAGGCACGATGGGATATCGTCTAGGACAGACATTTTACGGACAAAAAAATAAATGGAATTATACCGTCAGTGGATCCGCCGATTACGTTGGACTGCAACGCGACGGCGACGGTGTCCCCCTTGGTCAGACTGACGGTCTTTCGAACACCTATCAATACAACGCATTCTTAAAGGCTGGTTACCGCATCGATAGTAATTCTAATATAACGGCAGTGTACAACTTCTACAGAAGCAATCAACACAACAGATACATCAGCCAGGCAGGTATATATGGACAGACTCCTACGATAGGAGTAAAAGGCGAAGATCCAGGTAAACCGGCTGGAACTCCCTACAACCACAATGCCATGCTGACCTACAACAAAAACAATCTCTTTGCCTCCACATCTTTAACGGCATCAGCGTACTACAATACGTTTCGCTCCATGAATCGTTATGTCGAGAAAGCTTCTGCATGGTATGGTCCGGGACAAACACAAATCAATTCGGAGAAAAAAGGATTACGCGTTAATCTCAACACGCCATTTCAGCTATTGGGATCCAATGCGGACATTACCTATGGTATAGACTTATTAAATGATGTGACAGATCAGAATCTGACTGATGGAAGGGTTTATATCCCCTATATGAATATGTTAAACATTGCTCCATACGCCCAAGTTAAGATTGATTTCCTAGAAAATTTAATCTTTAAAGGCGGTGTACGCTATGAAAATGCAACCGTAAAAATCAAGGACTTCAATACCATTGCTACGGGTCCCAACAACGAGGGAAGTATTGCTGTAAAGGGTGGAAAGATCCCTTACAAAGGAGCAACCTTCAATGCAGGCTTACGTTATAACAAATATGCAATTTTTAACCCCTTCATTAGTTTCTCACAGGGTTTCGCGATTAACGAACTGGGTCGTATCGTCCGCAGAGCAACAGATAATGACCTAGACAGCCTAAAAACTGATCCGATCATTACCAACAATTATGAAATAGGATTTTCAAGTAATTATAGTATTTTCCAACTATCCGCCGCCTACTACTACAGTACATCTAAAATGGGAGTCGAACTTGTTGATATCGGTGGTTACCTGATGCCCCAACGCCTGCCAGAGGATGTATATGGATATGAAGTTGCATTAAGCGCTAACATTTCACAGCAATTGACCATTGGCGGAACTTATGCCTATGTAGAAGGGAAATCCAAAAAGGATGACGGAACAAAGTCCTACCTCAATGGCTCACGTATTTCTCCCAAAAAAGCAACGGGATATATTTACTACACGCCAATCCAACCCCTTACCTTTCAGCTTTTTTGGGTACATACAGGGTCACGGGACAGATTCCTTCCCAACGAAAAAGGAATATACAAAAACAGCGAGGGACCGGTCAAACCTGTTGATGTATTTAATTTAAATAGTAACTACCATATCAATAAACAATGGTCTATTGGTATGGGAATAGAGAACTTATTTAATAAAAACTATTATCCTGTGGTTAGTCAATACCGTGCCCTAAATGAAGAGTATGTAAAAGGACAAGGGATGTTGGCTTCGTTTAACATCAACTATAAATTTTGATATGTTTAAAACTGTCACCCTTTGGTTGCATAAATGGCTCGGAATCATTACCGGTGTTGTCGTCACCATCCTAAGCCTGACAGGCTGTATATACACCTTTC
The genomic region above belongs to Sphingobacterium zeae and contains:
- a CDS encoding SusD/RagB family nutrient-binding outer membrane lipoprotein, translated to MKISNILYTSLIGLSFIATSCSKSTFSDINTDPNRPAYVTTPTILVTAEKQMVSALRSEEISLRGAQLFTQYFSQNIYTDQSRYQIPTSYSDNYWTATYKSLNNLNEIIKLNTNESTKAIAAAGTAGTNANQIAIARILKAYAFQSLTDVFGDIPYESYGNKDADFEALQQDPDNLTPKYASQEKIYKDILNELQQAADTLAKYPTATTFGTADIIYKGSNSSWAKFANSLRLRVANRIKSKDATLAITHIADAIKKGVFTSNIDNAVFKYSKTSPNEAPLFRATVTANRKDFAISNVLIETLQGSRGPFKIVDPRLSKFAKPTSSGNAYFGQPYGLPLAAGNLFPVDKISLPSEIINAADYGEVLLEYAEVSFILAENNNWDQENYEKGVRASLEKWSVPANEIATYLGKLPAANMENVLSQKYLALFNQSIESWSEIRRTGYPLFLIKKGDITWSGTVEGKPVTYNFTPEVGNTIPSRLVYPLKEQSTNKTNYQTALARQGDDVISTKLWWNK
- a CDS encoding tetratricopeptide repeat protein; the encoded protein is MDDQTLDRIDQLSEEGNIQCDEGNYQEAIRLWTEALDLVPSPQNVHAESLWLEASIGDAFFLLDDFTNALSHFEKAKQNIIENAYENPFIMLRLGQCYLHDNNSELAQEYLLRAYMMEGKDIFEDESPKYLTFLSNNIDLD
- a CDS encoding TonB-dependent receptor; protein product: MKNRTRYMMFNCGIFLLLSAKLNAQEISLVVKDRENKPLRQANIKVDGKSVGYSNQFGQFNFAKKSLSNTIQLRVSYTGFSPVEKMVNLDTVQHPLIIQLNSTQVLDEIIVTAGRKAESISTVPSSVTILTTKEIEAQSQISTNLSAILGNTIPGLGTATNKATNSGQTLRGRSVLVLIDGIPQSTPLMNGQRDLRTIDPSVIERVEVIKGATSIYGNGSAGGIINYITRSPSKDATPIQGITSLRTTFNPVHSSGTMGYRLGQTFYGQKNKWNYTVSGSADYVGLQRDGDGVPLGQTDGLSNTYQYNAFLKAGYRIDSNSNITAVYNFYRSNQHNRYISQAGIYGQTPTIGVKGEDPGKPAGTPYNHNAMLTYNKNNLFASTSLTASAYYNTFRSMNRYVEKASAWYGPGQTQINSEKKGLRVNLNTPFQLLGSNADITYGIDLLNDVTDQNLTDGRVYIPYMNMLNIAPYAQVKIDFLENLIFKGGVRYENATVKIKDFNTIATGPNNEGSIAVKGGKIPYKGATFNAGLRYNKYAIFNPFISFSQGFAINELGRIVRRATDNDLDSLKTDPIITNNYEIGFSSNYSIFQLSAAYYYSTSKMGVELVDIGGYLMPQRLPEDVYGYEVALSANISQQLTIGGTYAYVEGKSKKDDGTKSYLNGSRISPKKATGYIYYTPIQPLTFQLFWVHTGSRDRFLPNEKGIYKNSEGPVKPVDVFNLNSNYHINKQWSIGMGIENLFNKNYYPVVSQYRALNEEYVKGQGMLASFNINYKF